A single region of the Halorubrum depositum genome encodes:
- a CDS encoding lipoate--protein ligase family protein — MRVLRGTAGDPDTDRELTASLLSEAGAGEPGLRVWTPARQLAFGRRDVRAEGFDRAERIAANRGFHTVERDVGGRAVAYAGDTLAFAHAVPLDGGGETGESLDGGDATRRSRGSITERYDCAVETVIGALRGLGADVVAGEPPASFCPGDHSVRVAGGGKVSGIAQRVRADAALVAGCVVVAPSDASEIAAVSDAVYDALGVPFDPETVGSVAAAGGPDDPERVARALEDAFVDGPWGDGSRRVERIGAER, encoded by the coding sequence ATGCGCGTGCTCAGGGGGACCGCCGGCGACCCGGACACGGATCGGGAGCTGACGGCGTCGCTGCTCTCGGAAGCGGGTGCAGGGGAACCCGGACTCCGCGTGTGGACCCCGGCGCGGCAGCTCGCCTTCGGTCGCCGAGACGTCCGCGCGGAGGGGTTCGATCGGGCCGAGCGGATCGCCGCGAACCGCGGATTCCACACGGTCGAGCGCGACGTGGGCGGCCGGGCCGTCGCGTACGCCGGTGACACGCTCGCGTTCGCGCACGCGGTCCCGCTGGACGGTGGAGGCGAAACAGGGGAGTCGCTGGACGGAGGGGACGCGACGAGGAGGTCGCGGGGATCGATAACGGAGCGGTACGACTGCGCCGTCGAGACGGTGATCGGGGCGCTCCGCGGACTCGGCGCCGACGTCGTCGCCGGCGAGCCGCCGGCGTCGTTCTGCCCGGGCGACCACTCCGTGCGCGTCGCCGGCGGCGGGAAGGTGTCGGGGATCGCCCAGCGCGTCCGCGCGGACGCGGCGCTGGTCGCCGGGTGCGTCGTCGTCGCGCCGTCGGACGCGAGCGAGATCGCCGCCGTCAGCGACGCGGTGTACGACGCCCTCGGCGTGCCGTTCGATCCCGAGACGGTCGGGAGCGTCGCGGCGGCCGGCGGTCCCGACGACCCGGAACGCGTCGCTCGGGCGCTGGAGGACGCGTTCGTCGACGGCCCGTGGGGCGACGGGTCGCGGCGGGTCGAGCGGATCGGCGCCGAGCGGTGA
- a CDS encoding molybdopterin biosynthesis protein, producing the protein MSDRKEFRDLATPEAAREAIASLDLAPEPETVPLGEARGRVLAERIDAAIDVPGFDRASMDGYAVRAEDTFGADEVDPAELDLVGAVHAGAAPEVTVAPGSCAEISTGAVMPEGADAVVMVERTDELSATGEGNAEEGSDRIAVRTAVAPGDHVMSAGADIAAGARALGPGTRLTPREIGLLSALGVDEVPVEGKPRVGIVSTGDELVRPGEDLDPSRGEIYDVNSTTIAAGVEEAGGEPVLYPHAGDDYDEMERLLRRAADECDLVLSSGSTSASAVDVIYRVIEERGELLLHGVAVKPGKPMLVGRLDRGGSEAAAEGDGDGAAPRTDESAYIGLPGYPVSALTIFRTFVAPAIREAAGQPEPATATVEGRMAVGERYGEGRMRLMPVGLLDLTDDDLPLVYPVDKGSGATTSLVEADGVVAVDPDTEYLDRGETVSVQLFSPDVRPPSLLGVGEDDPALNRLLDRLENPRYLPVGSREGLRRLRDGVPDVAVVAGPTDREVETVDLGGWTREWGLVVPAGNPADVTGLGSVVDRDLRFVNRPTDSGLRRSLDDALDALADERETSRSALTESVAGYELTVRAFESPARKVIAGDADVGVGLRETAKRLDCGFVSLGEQSVVVRAAPDRTDRDAVAELAAALDGPADLLDGLAGYSRNSRNEP; encoded by the coding sequence GTGAGCGACCGCAAGGAGTTCCGCGACCTCGCGACGCCCGAGGCGGCCCGCGAGGCTATCGCCTCGCTCGACCTCGCGCCGGAGCCGGAGACGGTCCCGCTGGGGGAAGCCCGCGGGCGCGTCCTCGCGGAGCGGATCGACGCCGCGATCGACGTGCCCGGCTTCGACCGGGCGTCGATGGACGGGTACGCGGTCCGCGCCGAGGACACCTTCGGCGCCGACGAGGTCGATCCCGCCGAGCTGGACCTCGTCGGGGCGGTCCACGCCGGCGCCGCGCCCGAGGTGACCGTCGCGCCCGGCAGCTGCGCGGAGATATCCACGGGCGCCGTGATGCCCGAGGGCGCCGACGCGGTGGTGATGGTCGAGCGCACGGACGAGCTGAGCGCGACGGGGGAAGGGAACGCGGAAGAGGGGTCCGACCGCATCGCGGTCCGGACCGCCGTCGCACCCGGCGACCACGTGATGAGCGCCGGCGCGGACATCGCCGCGGGCGCCCGAGCGCTCGGCCCCGGAACGCGGCTCACGCCGCGCGAGATCGGGCTGCTCTCCGCGCTCGGCGTCGACGAGGTCCCGGTCGAGGGAAAGCCGCGCGTCGGGATCGTCTCGACCGGTGACGAGCTGGTGCGCCCGGGCGAGGACCTCGACCCCTCGCGCGGGGAGATCTACGACGTGAACTCGACGACGATCGCCGCGGGCGTCGAGGAGGCCGGCGGCGAGCCGGTCCTCTACCCGCACGCCGGCGACGACTACGACGAGATGGAGCGGCTGCTCCGGCGCGCCGCCGACGAGTGCGACCTCGTGCTCTCGTCGGGATCGACGTCGGCGAGCGCCGTCGACGTCATCTACCGTGTGATCGAGGAGCGCGGCGAACTGCTGCTCCACGGCGTCGCGGTCAAGCCCGGCAAGCCGATGCTCGTCGGCCGGCTCGACCGCGGCGGGAGCGAGGCGGCGGCGGAGGGCGACGGCGACGGCGCCGCCCCCCGAACCGACGAGTCGGCGTACATCGGTCTCCCGGGCTACCCCGTCTCCGCGCTCACGATCTTCCGGACGTTCGTCGCGCCCGCGATCCGCGAGGCGGCCGGCCAGCCCGAGCCCGCGACGGCGACCGTCGAGGGGCGGATGGCCGTCGGCGAGCGCTACGGCGAGGGGCGCATGCGGCTGATGCCCGTCGGACTGCTCGACCTGACCGACGACGACCTCCCGCTCGTCTACCCGGTCGACAAGGGCTCAGGGGCGACGACGAGCCTCGTCGAGGCCGACGGCGTCGTCGCCGTCGACCCGGACACGGAGTACCTCGACCGGGGCGAGACCGTCTCGGTGCAGCTGTTCTCGCCGGACGTGCGCCCTCCGAGCCTGCTCGGCGTCGGCGAGGACGACCCGGCGCTCAACCGCCTGCTCGACCGACTGGAGAACCCGCGGTACCTCCCGGTCGGCTCTCGGGAGGGGCTCCGGCGACTGCGCGACGGCGTCCCGGACGTCGCGGTCGTCGCCGGCCCGACCGACCGCGAGGTCGAGACGGTCGACCTCGGCGGCTGGACCCGGGAGTGGGGGCTCGTCGTCCCCGCCGGCAACCCGGCCGACGTGACGGGGCTCGGCTCGGTCGTCGACCGCGACCTGAGGTTCGTCAACCGACCGACAGATTCGGGGCTCCGGCGGAGCCTCGACGACGCGCTCGACGCGCTCGCCGACGAGCGGGAGACCTCGCGGAGCGCGTTGACCGAGTCCGTCGCGGGCTACGAGCTCACCGTGCGCGCGTTCGAGAGCCCGGCGCGGAAGGTGATCGCCGGCGACGCCGACGTCGGGGTCGGGCTGCGCGAGACGGCGAAGCGGCTCGACTGCGGCTTCGTGTCGCTCGGCGAGCAGTCGGTCGTCGTCCGCGCGGCGCCCGACCGGACCGACCGCGACGCGGTGGCGGAGCTCGCGGCCGCGCTCGACGGTCCCGCCGACCTCCTCGACGGTCTCGCGGGTTACTCGCGGAACAGCCGGAACGAGCCCTGA
- a CDS encoding DUF7112 family protein, whose product MPRVPSDDEGVASIRVSLSRSGGTRRPCVRIPDDDELGGRVESGTCESLEMAAGDVIRVAVDREEYHAPVTADSAGRLIRGAFDNRRLAREVGEGENRLVAWLDANDREPGDSVVLDVVVPGELYGLRIPGDRVVYEATRGPPSSLSDIARDLDG is encoded by the coding sequence ATGCCCCGCGTTCCCTCCGACGACGAGGGCGTCGCTTCGATTCGCGTCTCGCTCTCCCGGAGCGGCGGCACTCGCCGCCCTTGCGTGCGGATCCCCGACGACGACGAGCTCGGTGGCCGCGTCGAGTCCGGGACCTGCGAATCACTGGAGATGGCCGCCGGCGACGTGATCCGAGTCGCGGTCGACCGCGAGGAGTACCACGCACCGGTGACCGCCGACAGCGCCGGACGGCTGATCCGCGGCGCGTTCGACAACCGGCGGCTCGCGCGCGAGGTCGGCGAGGGGGAGAACCGACTGGTGGCGTGGCTCGACGCGAACGACCGGGAGCCGGGCGACAGCGTCGTCCTCGACGTCGTCGTGCCGGGGGAGCTGTACGGGCTCCGGATCCCCGGCGATCGCGTCGTGTACGAAGCGACGCGCGGCCCGCCGTCGTCGCTCTCGGACATCGCGCGCGACCTCGACGGTTGA
- a CDS encoding zf-TFIIB domain-containing protein, whose translation MPLDCPRCGTTLSTFALGGATAIACDDCGYAGVEADHSGEPRLVESWEDAFARFQEDHD comes from the coding sequence GTGCCACTCGACTGCCCCCGCTGCGGAACGACGCTGTCCACGTTCGCGCTCGGCGGGGCGACGGCGATCGCCTGCGACGACTGCGGCTACGCCGGCGTCGAGGCCGACCACTCGGGCGAGCCGCGGCTCGTCGAGAGCTGGGAGGACGCGTTCGCTCGCTTCCAGGAGGACCACGACTGA
- a CDS encoding DUF7139 domain-containing protein, whose translation MSESNAENRLLEYYRRYVGDPDRTIDVYAGFGLFFAGIGLGLVGVAIFLYSATLPPEALSTYGVKEVAAVAAAVGLPALLLGVVVLLPVDRRMLYLAGVGTAITLVAIGLFAWAYPYNWNVPDSADYSAQVVAVYTLGLVAVIAATGGALVAHRVERATGVAAGGAAGGGAAAGAAGGSRAEGAAGAGGDGEAVTDAEVRADIERELEDAELTWGGVERSETRRLELDTSAVDDVDVDREKLAGSATETRTTSGTVNDAVSELKGLQGGEKKTASGSGTDDQAAKLRELRERQRQEAEADDEGSVVERIKGLFG comes from the coding sequence ATGAGCGAGTCGAACGCGGAGAACCGCCTGCTGGAGTACTACCGGCGCTACGTCGGCGACCCCGACCGAACGATCGACGTGTACGCGGGGTTCGGACTCTTCTTCGCCGGGATCGGACTCGGGCTGGTCGGCGTCGCGATCTTCCTCTACAGCGCGACGCTCCCGCCCGAGGCGCTGTCGACGTACGGGGTGAAGGAGGTCGCCGCCGTCGCCGCCGCGGTCGGGCTGCCGGCCCTCCTGCTCGGCGTCGTCGTCCTCCTGCCGGTCGACCGGCGCATGCTGTACCTCGCCGGCGTCGGCACCGCGATCACGCTCGTCGCGATCGGGCTGTTCGCGTGGGCGTACCCGTACAACTGGAACGTGCCAGACTCGGCCGACTACAGCGCGCAGGTGGTCGCGGTGTACACCCTCGGGCTCGTCGCCGTCATCGCCGCGACCGGCGGCGCCCTGGTCGCCCACCGCGTCGAGCGCGCGACGGGCGTCGCCGCGGGCGGCGCGGCCGGGGGCGGCGCGGCGGCGGGCGCCGCGGGCGGTTCGAGAGCCGAGGGGGCCGCCGGTGCGGGCGGCGACGGCGAGGCGGTCACGGACGCCGAGGTCCGGGCCGACATCGAGCGCGAACTGGAGGACGCGGAGCTGACGTGGGGTGGCGTCGAGCGGAGCGAGACGCGCCGGCTGGAGCTGGACACGAGCGCGGTCGACGACGTCGACGTCGACCGCGAGAAGCTCGCCGGCTCGGCCACGGAGACCCGGACGACCTCCGGGACGGTCAACGACGCGGTCTCGGAGCTGAAGGGGCTCCAGGGCGGCGAGAAGAAGACCGCGAGCGGCTCGGGGACCGACGACCAGGCCGCGAAGCTCCGCGAGCTCCGGGAGCGACAGCGGCAGGAGGCCGAGGCGGACGACGAGGGGTCGGTCGTCGAGCGGATCAAGGGGCTGTTCGGCTGA
- a CDS encoding 30S ribosomal protein S6e: protein MAEFKVVIADPESGETFQREVDGQDANRFLGREIGDEIGGDAVGLSEHEIEITGGSDETGRPMREDVSGTRLKELLLEGGVGFKPSREGERKRITVRGREIDDDVAQINVSVIEGDDVAAALGEDDDEDADEE, encoded by the coding sequence ATGGCCGAATTCAAAGTCGTCATCGCCGACCCCGAGAGCGGCGAGACGTTCCAGCGAGAGGTCGACGGACAGGACGCCAACCGGTTCCTCGGTCGCGAGATCGGCGACGAGATCGGCGGCGACGCCGTCGGCCTCTCCGAGCACGAGATCGAGATCACCGGCGGCTCCGACGAGACCGGCCGACCGATGCGCGAGGACGTCTCGGGCACCCGCCTGAAGGAGCTCCTCTTAGAGGGCGGCGTGGGCTTCAAGCCGTCCCGCGAGGGCGAGCGCAAGCGGATCACCGTCCGCGGCCGCGAGATCGACGACGACGTCGCGCAGATCAACGTCTCGGTGATCGAGGGCGACGACGTCGCCGCCGCGCTCGGCGAGGACGACGACGAAGACGCCGACGAGGAGTAA
- a CDS encoding nucleoside deaminase, whose translation MTEPTERGESGDGRVEASDRAFVGRAIELAEEAVERGNTPFGALLVVDGEVVAEARNEIRSGDDIAAHPELALARRAGRELDADERARCTMYASTEPCPMCATGIHYAGLGRVVFGVSGATLDELAGDVVAIPCEEVIRRADGETTVEGPVATEAAMALHESFYGGDGTGEP comes from the coding sequence ATGACGGAGCCGACTGAGAGAGGCGAGAGCGGGGACGGCCGCGTCGAGGCGAGCGACCGCGCGTTCGTCGGCCGCGCGATCGAGCTCGCCGAGGAGGCGGTGGAGCGCGGGAACACCCCGTTCGGGGCGCTCCTCGTCGTCGACGGCGAGGTCGTCGCCGAGGCACGCAACGAGATCCGGAGCGGGGACGACATCGCGGCCCACCCGGAGCTGGCGCTCGCGCGGCGGGCCGGCCGCGAGCTCGACGCCGACGAGCGGGCGCGCTGTACCATGTACGCCAGCACGGAGCCCTGTCCGATGTGCGCGACCGGGATCCACTACGCCGGACTCGGCCGGGTCGTCTTCGGCGTCTCGGGCGCGACGCTCGACGAGCTCGCCGGCGACGTCGTCGCGATCCCCTGCGAGGAAGTTATCCGCCGGGCAGACGGGGAGACGACGGTCGAGGGGCCGGTCGCGACCGAGGCCGCGATGGCGCTCCACGAGTCGTTCTACGGGGGCGACGGGACGGGGGAGCCGTAG
- a CDS encoding molybdopterin molybdotransferase MoeA codes for MSHDRREAGFKRRTRVADALATLLDAAEPHGRTESVPVADADGRVVAEPIDAPAPVPSYDRAAMDGFAVRAEDTFGASDRSPAVLRAAETEAESIAPGEAARVHTGSAVPEGADAVVMIEQVEEVGDEVEAFDAVATGENVGEAGEDVADGQRLFDAGHTLRPSDLGLLKSVGLDAVPVYEPPTVAVIPTGEELVQSDPDPGEVIETNGLTVSRLVERWGGEARYRDVVTDDEDALAAAVEADLDADVVVTTGGSSVGERDLIPEVVDGLGEVLVHGVALKPGHPVCLGVADGTPVVSLPGYPVACIVNAAQFLRPLQKRVGGTTADPFPTRRAVLDRKVPSEPGTRTFARVALDESEGDEEGDAADADDAGLPVATPTRASGSGILSSVALADGWVAVPEPREGFDAGEVVDVEIWEVTP; via the coding sequence ATGAGCCACGACAGACGCGAGGCCGGCTTCAAGCGGCGGACCCGCGTCGCGGACGCGCTGGCGACGCTGCTCGACGCCGCCGAGCCCCACGGCCGGACCGAGTCGGTGCCGGTCGCCGACGCCGACGGCCGGGTCGTCGCCGAGCCGATCGACGCGCCGGCGCCGGTCCCGAGCTACGACCGGGCGGCGATGGACGGGTTCGCGGTCCGCGCCGAGGACACCTTCGGCGCCTCCGACCGCTCGCCCGCGGTGTTGCGCGCGGCGGAGACCGAGGCCGAGTCGATCGCGCCCGGCGAGGCCGCGCGGGTCCACACGGGGAGCGCGGTCCCGGAGGGCGCGGACGCGGTCGTGATGATCGAACAGGTCGAGGAAGTCGGCGACGAGGTCGAGGCGTTCGACGCGGTCGCGACCGGCGAGAACGTCGGCGAGGCCGGCGAGGACGTCGCGGACGGGCAACGGCTCTTCGACGCGGGGCACACGCTCCGCCCCTCCGATCTCGGGCTCCTGAAGTCGGTCGGGCTCGACGCGGTCCCGGTGTACGAGCCGCCGACCGTCGCCGTGATCCCGACCGGCGAGGAGCTGGTCCAGTCCGATCCGGACCCCGGCGAGGTGATCGAGACGAACGGGCTGACCGTCTCGCGGCTGGTCGAGCGGTGGGGCGGCGAGGCGCGCTACCGCGACGTCGTCACCGACGACGAGGACGCGCTCGCGGCCGCAGTGGAGGCCGACCTCGACGCAGACGTGGTCGTCACCACCGGCGGGTCGTCGGTCGGCGAGCGCGACCTGATCCCCGAGGTCGTCGACGGGCTCGGCGAGGTGCTCGTCCACGGTGTCGCCCTGAAGCCGGGCCATCCGGTCTGTCTCGGCGTCGCCGACGGCACGCCGGTCGTCTCCTTACCCGGTTACCCGGTCGCCTGCATCGTCAACGCCGCGCAGTTCCTCCGGCCGCTCCAGAAGCGCGTCGGGGGGACGACCGCCGACCCCTTCCCGACGCGGCGCGCGGTCCTCGACCGGAAGGTGCCGAGCGAGCCCGGGACGCGGACGTTCGCGCGAGTGGCGCTCGACGAGAGCGAGGGCGACGAGGAGGGGGACGCGGCGGACGCCGACGACGCCGGTCTCCCCGTCGCCACGCCGACCCGCGCGAGCGGCTCCGGCATCCTGTCGAGCGTCGCGCTCGCGGACGGCTGGGTCGCGGTGCCGGAGCCGCGGGAGGGGTTCGACGCGGGCGAGGTCGTCGACGTCGAGATCTGGGAGGTGACGCCGTGA
- the ahbB gene encoding siroheme decarboxylase subunit beta, whose amino-acid sequence MREVDADLTALDRGIINAFQGGFPVTERPFEPAAAALREHGVDVTGTELCERVRELDAEGILSRFGALVNAEEIGGAASLVAMHAPEDRYDEIAETVNEFTAVAHNYEREHPHLNMWFVVSVADHPDPDKDGNDRVEEVLAEIEAATGQETYNLPKLREFHVGAKFLVDGPVSDGDVDLSELGPAVAPSDRGTLTPDERDLVVEIQGGLPITETPYADVAAAIDADVDWVIETVKRFEAEGKVRRVGVIPNHYALGYTENGMTVWDVPEDALDEVGPAVASLDFVTHCYQRPRHAGVWEYNFFAMTHGRTEAESERRIAEVKELMDEHWEVGAADWDTLFSTRILKKTGIRIADRADSNTA is encoded by the coding sequence ATGAGAGAGGTCGACGCGGATCTGACGGCGCTCGACCGCGGGATCATCAACGCCTTCCAGGGCGGGTTCCCGGTGACGGAGCGGCCCTTCGAGCCGGCCGCGGCGGCGCTGCGGGAGCACGGCGTCGACGTGACCGGGACCGAGCTGTGCGAGCGCGTGCGCGAGCTCGACGCGGAGGGTATCCTCTCGCGGTTCGGCGCGCTCGTCAACGCCGAGGAGATCGGCGGGGCGGCGTCGCTCGTCGCCATGCACGCGCCCGAGGACCGCTACGACGAGATCGCGGAGACCGTCAACGAGTTCACCGCGGTGGCGCACAACTACGAGCGCGAGCACCCGCACCTCAACATGTGGTTCGTCGTGAGCGTCGCCGACCATCCGGACCCGGACAAGGACGGGAACGACCGGGTCGAGGAGGTGCTCGCGGAGATAGAGGCGGCGACGGGCCAAGAGACGTACAACCTGCCGAAGCTCCGGGAGTTCCACGTCGGCGCGAAGTTCCTCGTCGACGGCCCGGTCTCCGACGGCGACGTCGACCTGTCCGAACTCGGTCCCGCGGTCGCGCCGAGCGACAGGGGGACGCTCACGCCCGACGAGCGCGACCTCGTCGTCGAGATCCAGGGCGGGCTCCCGATCACGGAGACGCCGTACGCCGACGTGGCGGCCGCGATCGACGCGGACGTCGACTGGGTGATCGAGACGGTGAAGCGGTTCGAGGCGGAGGGGAAGGTGCGCCGCGTCGGCGTCATCCCGAACCACTACGCGCTCGGCTACACGGAGAACGGGATGACGGTCTGGGACGTGCCGGAGGACGCCCTCGACGAGGTCGGGCCGGCCGTCGCCTCGCTCGACTTCGTCACGCACTGCTACCAGCGCCCCCGGCACGCGGGCGTCTGGGAGTACAACTTCTTCGCGATGACGCACGGACGGACAGAGGCGGAGAGCGAGCGCCGCATCGCGGAGGTGAAAGAGCTGATGGACGAGCACTGGGAGGTCGGCGCCGCCGACTGGGACACGCTGTTCTCGACGCGGATCTTAAAGAAGACGGGGATCCGGATCGCCGACCGCGCCGACAGCAACACGGCGTGA
- a CDS encoding CehA/McbA family metallohydrolase, with product MSSVTVSIDPHVHSDESYDGHEPIELILEHAAEIGLDAVVITDHDVIGESKRAAELAPEYGLIGIPGVEVSTAHGHLLAVGVERMPPRRRPYDETIAWIHERGGVAIVPHPFQRSRHGVRQRNIPVPETDDEGALVADGDPVDEVDAVEVFNAWLFTGYRNRRARRFAATYDYPGVAASDAHHLEYVGRAFTEVRIEGRESAADVTATDVLDAIRDGTTTVDGRRAPIRMAAKHYVGAAGRKSGYYARTGAVRSATAARRGVAETLSTARVAAIQGTHRAARVLSWIT from the coding sequence GTGTCCAGCGTCACGGTCAGCATCGATCCCCACGTCCACTCGGACGAGAGCTACGACGGCCACGAGCCGATCGAGCTCATCCTCGAACACGCCGCGGAGATCGGACTCGACGCGGTCGTGATCACCGACCACGACGTGATCGGGGAGTCGAAGCGGGCGGCCGAACTGGCCCCGGAGTACGGGCTGATCGGGATCCCCGGCGTCGAGGTGTCGACCGCGCACGGCCACCTTCTGGCGGTCGGCGTCGAGCGGATGCCGCCGCGTCGACGCCCCTACGACGAGACGATCGCGTGGATCCACGAGCGCGGCGGGGTCGCGATCGTCCCGCACCCGTTCCAGCGCTCGCGCCACGGCGTCCGTCAGCGGAACATCCCGGTTCCCGAGACGGACGACGAGGGGGCCCTCGTCGCCGACGGCGACCCTGTCGACGAGGTCGACGCCGTCGAGGTGTTCAACGCGTGGCTGTTCACCGGCTACCGGAACCGGCGCGCGCGGCGCTTCGCGGCGACGTACGACTATCCCGGCGTGGCCGCCAGCGACGCGCACCACCTGGAGTACGTCGGGCGCGCCTTCACCGAGGTGCGGATCGAGGGCCGCGAGTCGGCCGCCGACGTCACCGCGACCGACGTCCTCGACGCGATCCGGGACGGGACGACCACGGTCGACGGCCGCCGGGCCCCGATCCGGATGGCCGCGAAGCACTACGTCGGCGCCGCGGGGCGCAAGTCCGGCTACTACGCCCGGACCGGTGCGGTCCGAAGCGCGACCGCGGCGCGGCGAGGGGTCGCGGAGACGCTCTCGACCGCCCGCGTCGCGGCGATTCAGGGGACTCACCGCGCGGCGCGAGTCCTCTCGTGGATCACCTGA
- a CDS encoding sensor histidine kinase, producing MSDLGALPVRAYLAACLLAGIIGLWLGRVAWRDRDQPGGTEVALYLLCGGGISLLYAVRVASASELVMVVTLNLATPLVAAVPGIWTAFTLAFAGHDRWRTEHRIVALATPPFLWVLLAWSSATHGLSRRSLAAVVEGPFSLLSFGLGLADIGFVLYAYGLCVVGVLVVADLYQRTGNRYRLQTFVILLGTLFPFLAGIATVVDLGSYANLAWFPSALVVHGVFLYGTVFWLGTLDAAVVARDTAVEVMQDPVIVAGSDGRIRDLNPAAEELLPPDAVGSSLSAVFPRLEVGVEHPIAIGGRQFDIQEDPITDPRGTDRGHVFLLRDVTERERRQTELERREAELERQNERLEDFAGVVSHDLRNPLAAATAAVELARHDDGENDDALDRAANAHERMDDLIEGLLSLATAGRSVDSVDRVSLDATVRRVWSRLETADATLSVEGPDATVFADGDRLEQLLSNLFRNATEHAGDDVAVRVEIERRPDGVALAVADDGPGVPTEQRSEVTERGVSLEGGTGLGLAIVVDIAEAHGWELSVEESESGGARFVVVGIEPADG from the coding sequence ATGAGCGATCTCGGCGCGCTGCCGGTGCGAGCGTACCTCGCAGCCTGTCTCCTCGCCGGGATCATCGGACTGTGGCTCGGTCGAGTCGCGTGGCGGGACCGCGACCAGCCGGGCGGGACCGAGGTCGCCCTCTACCTGCTCTGCGGCGGCGGAATCTCGCTGCTGTACGCGGTCAGGGTCGCCAGCGCGAGCGAGCTGGTCATGGTCGTCACGCTCAACCTCGCGACGCCGCTCGTCGCCGCGGTCCCCGGCATCTGGACGGCGTTCACGCTCGCGTTCGCCGGCCACGACCGGTGGCGGACGGAACACCGGATCGTCGCGCTGGCGACGCCCCCGTTCCTCTGGGTGCTGCTCGCGTGGTCGAGCGCCACGCACGGGCTCTCCCGGCGCTCGCTCGCCGCGGTCGTCGAGGGACCGTTCTCCCTGCTCTCCTTCGGGCTGGGCCTCGCCGACATCGGGTTCGTCCTCTACGCGTACGGGCTCTGCGTCGTCGGCGTCCTCGTCGTCGCGGACCTCTACCAGCGGACCGGGAACCGGTACCGGCTCCAGACGTTCGTGATCCTCCTCGGAACGCTGTTCCCGTTCCTCGCCGGGATCGCCACCGTGGTCGATTTGGGGAGCTACGCGAACCTCGCGTGGTTCCCGTCGGCGCTCGTCGTTCACGGGGTCTTCCTGTACGGAACGGTGTTCTGGCTCGGGACGCTCGACGCCGCGGTCGTGGCCCGCGACACCGCCGTCGAGGTGATGCAGGACCCGGTGATCGTGGCCGGCTCCGACGGTCGGATCCGCGACCTCAACCCGGCCGCCGAGGAGCTGCTCCCGCCGGACGCGGTCGGCTCGTCGCTCTCGGCGGTGTTCCCGCGGCTGGAGGTCGGCGTCGAACACCCGATCGCCATCGGCGGGCGGCAGTTCGACATCCAGGAGGACCCGATAACGGACCCCCGCGGGACGGACCGCGGTCACGTGTTCCTGCTCCGCGACGTGACCGAGCGAGAGCGCCGACAGACGGAGCTGGAGCGCCGCGAGGCGGAGCTGGAGCGGCAGAACGAACGCCTGGAGGACTTCGCCGGCGTCGTCTCCCACGACCTCCGGAACCCGCTCGCCGCGGCGACCGCGGCGGTCGAGCTCGCCCGCCACGACGACGGGGAGAACGACGACGCGCTCGACCGGGCGGCGAACGCCCACGAGCGCATGGACGACCTGATCGAGGGGCTGCTCTCGCTTGCGACCGCGGGGCGCTCGGTCGACTCCGTGGACCGGGTGTCCCTCGACGCGACCGTCCGCCGGGTCTGGTCGCGGCTCGAGACCGCGGACGCGACGCTCTCCGTCGAGGGGCCAGACGCGACGGTGTTCGCCGACGGCGACCGCCTCGAACAGCTGCTCTCGAACCTGTTCCGCAACGCGACTGAACACGCCGGCGACGACGTCGCGGTGCGGGTCGAGATCGAGCGGCGACCCGACGGCGTCGCGCTCGCCGTCGCCGACGACGGTCCCGGCGTCCCGACCGAGCAGCGCTCGGAGGTGACCGAGCGCGGCGTCTCGCTGGAGGGCGGGACGGGGCTCGGGCTCGCGATCGTCGTCGACATCGCGGAGGCGCACGGCTGGGAGCTCTCCGTCGAGGAGTCCGAGTCGGGCGGCGCCCGCTTCGTGGTCGTCGGCATCGAGCCCGCGGACGGGTGA
- a CDS encoding PaaI family thioesterase, which yields MNRTDVAELDPLPAEAVALVERRIEEEHGYLSWLNTSVDVVERGRVVLSIPFDDKLTNSDGDTIHGGVAATLVDTAGGIVQRTAFEDPLSGGVATVNLNANYLRPATGDLRAEATVVRSGGSIGVSDMRVTSATNGEAAEVVVGQGSFRLFRE from the coding sequence ATGAATCGGACAGACGTCGCGGAGCTGGACCCCTTGCCGGCGGAGGCCGTCGCGCTCGTCGAGCGGCGGATCGAGGAGGAGCACGGCTACCTCTCGTGGCTGAACACGTCGGTCGACGTCGTCGAGCGCGGGCGCGTCGTGCTCTCGATCCCGTTCGACGACAAGCTGACGAACAGCGACGGCGACACCATCCACGGCGGCGTGGCGGCGACGCTGGTCGACACCGCCGGCGGGATCGTCCAGCGCACCGCCTTCGAGGACCCGCTCTCCGGGGGAGTGGCGACGGTGAACCTCAACGCGAACTACCTCCGGCCGGCGACCGGGGACCTCCGCGCCGAGGCGACGGTCGTCAGGTCGGGCGGCTCGATCGGCGTCAGCGACATGCGCGTCACCAGCGCCACCAACGGCGAGGCCGCCGAGGTCGTCGTCGGTCAGGGCTCGTTCCGGCTGTTCCGCGAGTAA